A stretch of Panthera tigris isolate Pti1 chromosome E2, P.tigris_Pti1_mat1.1, whole genome shotgun sequence DNA encodes these proteins:
- the LRRC29 gene encoding leucine-rich repeat-containing protein 29 isoform X2, producing MAESLPQEMLTYILSFLTLSDQKEASLVSRAWYCAAQNALRETNVQYNIPVSSASLPAIKSLGLRGVTCVSLTNLDDSPASREVLECVAYHLGPHLQSLCLSGGSPSEAAFVALILGCPALRILDLSGCNSLFTSGMLLPQPETAQRVQQVLSGLCELNLAGLWDLTDLSFNRLSSCAPSLERLSLAYCHLTFELGPAWGSLGPQDSSPSQLSFHNLLRFVKERAGRLHALDLSGTGLLPEALQALGQVAGLQLQELSLHGCQDLSTEAVAALCRLQSGLISLDLGGCSGLADGALVAISRGLGHLQRLSLRKLQRLTDAGCTALGGLQELQSLDLAECCLVSGWGLAQALGSGHRAPAPLASLSLAYCASLKDASVLSLISVLSPSLRVLDLSSCVALTNRTLQAISAYLTHLSVLRLAWCKELRDWGLLGLGEPSEEPTQEPQLHQELEHQASGPKEPPQPQGPSLLMLRALQELDLTACSKLTDASLAKVLRFPQLRQLSLSLLPALTDKGLVAVAKGCPSLEDLVLSHCSLLSDEGWAQAASSWPRLRHLNLSSCSQLTEQTLDTIGQACKQLRMLDVSMCPGISMAAIRYFQAQLPQVACIQSRFVGGADLTLTL from the exons ATGGCGGAGTCGCTGCCCCAGGAG ATGCTCACATATATTCTGAGCTTCCTGACTCTGTCAGATCAGAAAGAGGCCTCCCTCGTGAGTCGGGCTTGGTACTGTGCAGCCCAGAATGCTCTTCGGGAG ACCAATGTGCAGTACAACATCCCTgtgtcctctgcctccctcccggccaTCAAGAGCCTGGGCCTCAGGGGCGTCACCTGCGTCAGCCTGACCAACCTGGATGACTCACCAGCTTCGCGTGAGGTGCTGGAGTGTGTTGCCTACCACTTGGGCCCGCATCTGCAGAGCTTGTGCCTCAGTGGGGGCAGCCCCTCGGAGGCCGCCTTTGTGGCCCTGATCCTAGGCTGCCCAGCCCTGCGTATCCTTGACCTCAGTGGCTGCAACAGCCTCTTCACATCGGGCATGCTACTACCTCAGCCCGAGACGGCACAGCGTGTCCAGCAGGTGTTGAGTGGCCTCTGTGAGCTCAACTTGGCTGGCCTGTGGGACCTGACCGACCTCAGCTTCAACCGGCTCAGCAGCTGTGCCCCCAGCTTGGAGCGCCTCTCCTTGGCCTACTGTCACCTCACCTTTGAATTaggcccagcctggggctccctTGGCCCCCAAgactcctccccctcccaactCTCCTTCCACAACCTGCTGCGGTTCGTGAAGGAAAGGGCTGGTAGGCTGCATGCCCTGGACCTGAGTGGCACTGGCTTGCTCCCTGAGGCCCTGCAGGCCCTGGGTCAGGTGGCCGGGCTGCAGCTGCAGGAACTGAGCCTGCATGGCTGCCAGGACCTCTCCACAGAGGCTGTGGCTGCCCTTTGCCGCCTGCAATCGGGCCTGATCTCCCTGGACCTCGGCGGCTGCTCAGGACTGGCTGACGGGGCACTCGTGGCCATAAGCCGGGGCCTGGGACACTTGCAGCGCCTCAGCCTGAGGAAGTTGCAGCGGCTGACAGACGCAGGATGTACGGCCCTGGGGGGCCTGCAGGAGCTGCAGAGCTTGGACCTGGCAGAGTGCTGCCTGGTGAGTGGGTGGGGCCTGGCTCAGGCCCTGGGTTCAGGGCACAGAGctccagccccactggcctccCTCAGCCTGGCCTACTGCGCCTCACTCAAG GATGCCTCAGTGCTCTCCCTGatctcagtgctgagcccaagcCTCAGGGTGCTAGACTTATCTTCCTGTGTGGCCCTCACCAACAGGACCCTGCAGGCCATCTCTGCCTACCTAACCCACCTCTCAGTCCTGCGCCTGGCCTGGTGCAAGGAGCTCCGAGACTGGGGACTTCTGGGGCTGGGGGAACCAAGTGAAGAGCCTACACAGGAGCCCCAG CTACATCAAGAGTTGGAGCATCAGGCCTCAGGCCCCAAGGAGCCTCCCCAGCCACAGggcccttccctactcatgctgcGGGCCTTGCAGGAGTTGGACCTCACAGCCTGCAGCAAGCTAACTGATGCCAGTTTGGCCAAG GTGCTCCGGTTCCCCCAGCTGAGGCAACTGTCACTGAGCCTGTTGCCAGCACTCACAGACAAGGGTTTGGTGGCTGTGGCCAAGGGCTGCCCCAGCCTGGAGGACTTGGTGCTGAGTCACTGCAGCCTCCTCAGCGATGAGGGCTGGGCCCAGGCAGCCAGCTCCTGGCCGAGGCTGCGGCACCTCAACCTATCCAGCTGCAGTCAGCTCACAGAGCA AACTCTGGATACCATTGGGCAGGCGTGCAAGCAGCTCCGGATGTTAGATGTGTCCATGTGCCCTGGTATCAGCATGGCTGCCATCAGGTACTTCCAAGCCCAACTGCCCCAGGTGGCCTGCATCCAGTCCCGCTTCGTGGGAGGGGCTGACCTGACCTTGACGCTCTAG
- the TMEM208 gene encoding transmembrane protein 208 isoform X1, producing the protein MAPKGKVGTRGKKQIFEENRETLKFYLRIILGANAIYCLVTLVFFYSSASFWAWMALGFSLAVYGASYHSMSSMARAAFSEDGALMDGGMDLNMEQGMADLLSIHRHLKDVILLTAIVQVLSCFSLYIWSFWLLAPGRALYLLWVNVLGPWFTADSGTPAPEHNEKRQRRQERRQMKRL; encoded by the exons ATGGCG CCCAAGGGCAAAGTGGGCACGAGAGGGAAGAAGCAGATATTTGAAGAGAACAGAGAGACTCTGAAGTTCTATTTGCGGATCATACTGGGGGCAAAT GCCATTTACTGTCTTGTGACCTTGGTGTTCTTCTACTCATCTGCCTCATTTTGGGCCTGG ATGGCCCTGGGCTTTAGCCTGGCAGTATATGGGGCCAGCTACCACTCTATGAGCTCAATGGCACGGGCAGCCTTTTCTGAGGATGGGGCCCTGATGGATGGTGGAATGGACCTCAACATGGAACAGGGCATGGCAGA CCTCCTTTCTATTCACAGGCACCTTAAGGATGTGATTCTACTGACAGCCATCGTGCAAGTGCTCAGCTGCTTCTCCCTCTACATCTGGTCCTTCTGGCTTCTG GCTCCGGGCCGGGCCCTGTACCTTCTGTGGGTGAATGTGTTGGGCCCTTGGTTCACAGCAGACAGTGGCACCCCAGCACCAGAGCACAATGAGAAACGGCAACGCCGACAGGAGCGGCGGCAGATGAAGCGGTTATAA
- the FHOD1 gene encoding FH1/FH2 domain-containing protein 1 isoform X2 encodes MPSWEDKDLVPEFVHSEGLSCLIRVGAAADHNYQTYILRALGQLMLFVDGMLGVVAHSETVQWLYTLCASMSRLVVKTALKLLLVFVEYSENNAPLLIHAVSSVASSTGSLPWANLVSILEEKNGADPELLVYTVTLINKTLAALPDQDTFYDVTDALEQQGMEALVQRHLGTSGTDVDLRTQLVLYENALRLEDGDIDEAAAGGRRERRKPSSEEGKRSRRSLEGGSCPLRSTEPGPTGPVSSRAGPASQTGPTSSPSDLASTVISTYSTGPALSTSLNSSLVGPASGLLTSVNLFPAISVGPSADSSSERSIYKARFLENVAAAETEKQAALAQGRAETLAEAMLDEADGHPDTRELWGSPEPGPAPRTPQSPAPRSLLRAQRSLEPEPKEPLAPPSPKAEPIQEFPIRVPKLCIGDLDFSDLGEDEDEDMLNMEAGEAGKGVPPPPPPLPVLSGGGPPPPPPPPPPIKGSLPPPPPPTTPLPPSAPDGLALPTKRKTVKLFWRELKLAGGHEGSGSRFGPCPTLWASLEPVSVDTARLEHLFESRAKDVLPSKKAGEGRRTMTTVLDPKRSNAINIGLTTLPPVHVIKAALLNFDEFAVSKDGIEKLLTMMPTEEERQKIEEAQLANPDIPLGPAENFLMTLASIGGLAARLQLWAFKLDYDSMEREIAEPLFDLKVGMEQLVQNATFRCILATLLAVGNFLNGSQSSGFELSYLEKVSEVKDTVRRQSLLHHLCSLVLQTRPDSSDLYSEIPALTRCAKVDFEQLTENLGQLERRSRAAEESLRNLAKHELAPALRARLTHFLAQCGRRVAMLRVVHRRVCNRFHAFLLYLGYTAQAAREVRIMQFCHTLREFALEYRTCRERVLQQQQKRATYRERNKTRGRMITETEKFSGVAGEVPSNPSVPVAVGSGPGRGDADSHASMKSLLTSKPEDTTHGRRSRGMVQSTSPVMPTAMGPSNAPPEEPPVSNLPSDTSDEIMDLLVQSVTKSSPRALAARERKRSRGNRKSLRRTLKSGLGEDLVQALGLSKGPGLEV; translated from the exons GAGGACAAGGACCTGGTGCCTGAATTTGTACACTCAGAGGGGCTGAGTTGCCTGATCCGTGTGGGTGCTGCTGCCGACCACAACTACCAGACCTACATCCTCCGAG cactaGGCCAGCTGATGCTTTTTGTGGATGGGATGCTAGGGGTGGTGGCCCACAGTGAGACTGTACAGTGGCTGTACACACTGTGTGCCAGCATG TCCCGCTTGGTGGTGAAGACAGCCCTGAAGCTGCTGCTGGTGTTTGTGGAATACTCTGAGAACAATGCACCGCTGCTTATCCATGCTGTCAGTTCTGTGGCCAGCTCTACAG gctctcttcCTTGGGCCAATCTGGTGTCCATCCTGGAGGAGAAGAATGGCGCTGACCCTGAGTTGTTGGTGTACACAGTCACCCTCATCAACAAG ACACTGGCAGCACTCCCAGACCAGGACACCTTCTATGATGTGACAGATGCACTGGAGCAGCAAGGCATGGAGGCCCTGGTCCAGCGCCATTTGGGCACCTCGGGTACTGATGTGGACCTGCGCACACAGCTGGTGCTCTATGAG AATGCCCTGCGGTTGGAGGATGGAGACATCGATGAAGCCGCTGCAGGTGGAAGGCGGGAACGCAGAAAGCCCTCTTCAGAGGAGGGCAAGAGGAGCCGCCGATCTCTAGAAGGCGGGAGCTGCCCTTTGCGCTCCACCGAGCCTGG ccccaCAGGCCCTGTCTCTAGCCGCGCAGGCCCCGCCTCGCAGAcaggccccacctccagcccctcagACCTGGCCTCAACGGTAATCTCCACCTACTCCACTGGCCCTGCCCTGTCGACAAGCCTGAACTCCAGCCTCGTGGGCCCTGCTTCTGGCCTCCTTACTTCGGTGAACCTCTTTCCTGCCATCTCTGTGGGGCCATCAGCCGACAGCTCCAGCGAGAGGAGCATCTATAA AGCCCGGTTCCTGGAGAATGTGGCAGCAGCAGAAACAGAGAAGCAGGCTGCACTGGCCCAGGGCCGAGCAGAGACACTGGCTGAGGCCATGCTTGATGAGGCTGATGGACACCCAG ATACCCGGGAACTATGGGGCTCCCCAGAACCAGGCCCTGCACCCAGAACACCCCAGAGCCCTGCCCCCCGAAGTCTGCTCCGGGCCCAGCGGAGCCTTGAGCCAGAGCCCAAGGAGCCACTGGCCCCACCAAGCCCCAAGGCTGAGCCCATTCAGGAATTCCCTATCCGTGTACCTAAGCTCTGCATTGGAGACCTGGACTTCTCAGATTTGGGGGAGGATGAAGACGAGGACATGCTGAACatggaggctggggaggctgggaaaggggtcccacccccaccgcccccactgcctgtgctctctggAGGTGgcccacctcctccacccccacctcccccacccatcaAAGGCTCactcccaccacctccacctcccaccactccccttcctccctcagcaCCCGATGGTCTAGCCCTCCCCACCAAGAGGAAGACAGTAAAACTCTTCTGGCGGGAGCTAAAGCTGGCTGGGGGTCATGAAGGCTCTGGGAGCCGGTTTGGGCCCTGCCCCACCCTGTGGGCCTCACTGGAACCTGTCTCGGTGGACACAGCCCGGCTGGAACACCTGTTTGAGTCCCGTGCCAAAGATGTGCTGCCTTCCAAG AAAGCTGGTGAGGGCCGCCGGACAATGACCACAGTGCTGGACCCCAAGCGCAGCAACGCTATCAACATTGGCCTAACCACCCTGCCACCTGTGCATGTCATTAAAGCTGCCCTGCTCAACTTTGATGAGTTTGCCGTCAGCAAGGATGGTATTGAG AAACTGCTGACTATGATGCCCACGGAAGAGGAGCGGCAGAAGATTGAGGAGGCCCAGCTGGCCAATCCTGACATACCCCTGGGCCCAGCTGAGAATTTCCTGATGACCCTTGCCTCCATTGGGGGCCTGGCCGCACGTCTACAACTCTGGGCCTTCAAGCTGGACTATGACAGCATGGAACGG GAAATCGCAGAGCCACTATTTGACCTGAAAGTGGGCATGGAACAGCTGGTACAAAATGCCACCTTCCGCTGTATCCTGGCCACCCTGTTGGCTGTGGGCAACTTCCTCAACGGTTCCCAG AGCAGCGGCTTTGAGCTGAGCTACCTGGAGAAGGTGTCAGAGGTGAAGGACACAGTGCGCCGACAGTCACTGCTGCACCATCTCTGTTCCTTGGTTCTCCAGACCCGGCCTGATTCCTCTGACCTCTACTCAGAAATACCCGCCCTGACTCGCTGTGCCAAG GTGGACTTTGAGCAGCTGACTGAGAACCTGGGGCAGCTGGAGCGTCGGAGCCGGGCAGCTGAGGAGAGTCTACGGAACTTGGCCAAACACGAGCTGGCCCCAGCCCTGCGTGCCCGCCTCACCCACTTCCTGGCCCAGTGTGGCCGCCGTGTTGCCATGCTGCGGGTAGTACACCGCCGTGTCTGCAACAG GTTCCATGCCTTCCTGTTGTACCTGGGGTACACGGCCCAGGCAGCCCGGGAAGTGCGCATCATGCAGTTCTGCCACACGCTGCGTGAGTTTGCACTGGAGTATCGGACTTGCCGGGAACGGGTGCTACAGCAGCAGCAAAAGCGGGCCACGTACCGTGAGCGCAACAAGACACGGGGCCGCATGATCACTGAG ACAGAAAAGTTCTCAGGTGTGGCTGGGGAAGTCCCCAGCAACCCATCTGTCCCAGTGGCCGTGGGCAGTGGGCCAGGGCGGGGTGATGCTGACAGTCATGCCAGCATGAAGAGTCTGCTGACCAGCAAGCCGGAGGACACCACACATGGCCGCCGCAGCAGAG GAATGGTCCAGAGCACCTCCCCAGTCATGCCTACAGCAATGGGGCCCTCCAATGCACCCCCAGAAGAACCCCCAGTCTCCAATTTACCCAGTGACACTTCAGATGAGATCATGGACCTGCTGGTACAGTCAGTGACCAAGAGCAGTCCTCGTGCCTTAGCTGCTCGGGAGCGCAAGCGGTCCCGTGGCAACCGCAAGTCTT TGAGACGGACGTTGAAGAGCGGGCTCGGAGAGGACCTGGTGCAGGCACTGGGACTGAGCAAGGGTCCTGGCCTGGAGGTGTGA
- the TMEM208 gene encoding transmembrane protein 208 isoform X2: protein MAPKGKVGTRGKKQIFEENRETLKFYLRIILGANAIYCLVTLVFFYSSASFWAWMALGFSLAVYGASYHSMSSMARAAFSEDGALMDGGMDLNMEQGMAEHLKDVILLTAIVQVLSCFSLYIWSFWLLAPGRALYLLWVNVLGPWFTADSGTPAPEHNEKRQRRQERRQMKRL from the exons ATGGCG CCCAAGGGCAAAGTGGGCACGAGAGGGAAGAAGCAGATATTTGAAGAGAACAGAGAGACTCTGAAGTTCTATTTGCGGATCATACTGGGGGCAAAT GCCATTTACTGTCTTGTGACCTTGGTGTTCTTCTACTCATCTGCCTCATTTTGGGCCTGG ATGGCCCTGGGCTTTAGCCTGGCAGTATATGGGGCCAGCTACCACTCTATGAGCTCAATGGCACGGGCAGCCTTTTCTGAGGATGGGGCCCTGATGGATGGTGGAATGGACCTCAACATGGAACAGGGCATGGCAGA GCACCTTAAGGATGTGATTCTACTGACAGCCATCGTGCAAGTGCTCAGCTGCTTCTCCCTCTACATCTGGTCCTTCTGGCTTCTG GCTCCGGGCCGGGCCCTGTACCTTCTGTGGGTGAATGTGTTGGGCCCTTGGTTCACAGCAGACAGTGGCACCCCAGCACCAGAGCACAATGAGAAACGGCAACGCCGACAGGAGCGGCGGCAGATGAAGCGGTTATAA
- the LRRC29 gene encoding leucine-rich repeat-containing protein 29 isoform X1 codes for MLTYILSFLTLSDQKEASLVSRAWYCAAQNALRETNVQYNIPVSSASLPAIKSLGLRGVTCVSLTNLDDSPASREVLECVAYHLGPHLQSLCLSGGSPSEAAFVALILGCPALRILDLSGCNSLFTSGMLLPQPETAQRVQQVLSGLCELNLAGLWDLTDLSFNRLSSCAPSLERLSLAYCHLTFELGPAWGSLGPQDSSPSQLSFHNLLRFVKERAGRLHALDLSGTGLLPEALQALGQVAGLQLQELSLHGCQDLSTEAVAALCRLQSGLISLDLGGCSGLADGALVAISRGLGHLQRLSLRKLQRLTDAGCTALGGLQELQSLDLAECCLVSGWGLAQALGSGHRAPAPLASLSLAYCASLKDASVLSLISVLSPSLRVLDLSSCVALTNRTLQAISAYLTHLSVLRLAWCKELRDWGLLGLGEPSEEPTQEPQDHLRAKLRRNLRSRSLFPQLHQELEHQASGPKEPPQPQGPSLLMLRALQELDLTACSKLTDASLAKVLRFPQLRQLSLSLLPALTDKGLVAVAKGCPSLEDLVLSHCSLLSDEGWAQAASSWPRLRHLNLSSCSQLTEQTLDTIGQACKQLRMLDVSMCPGISMAAIRYFQAQLPQVACIQSRFVGGADLTLTL; via the exons ATGCTCACATATATTCTGAGCTTCCTGACTCTGTCAGATCAGAAAGAGGCCTCCCTCGTGAGTCGGGCTTGGTACTGTGCAGCCCAGAATGCTCTTCGGGAG ACCAATGTGCAGTACAACATCCCTgtgtcctctgcctccctcccggccaTCAAGAGCCTGGGCCTCAGGGGCGTCACCTGCGTCAGCCTGACCAACCTGGATGACTCACCAGCTTCGCGTGAGGTGCTGGAGTGTGTTGCCTACCACTTGGGCCCGCATCTGCAGAGCTTGTGCCTCAGTGGGGGCAGCCCCTCGGAGGCCGCCTTTGTGGCCCTGATCCTAGGCTGCCCAGCCCTGCGTATCCTTGACCTCAGTGGCTGCAACAGCCTCTTCACATCGGGCATGCTACTACCTCAGCCCGAGACGGCACAGCGTGTCCAGCAGGTGTTGAGTGGCCTCTGTGAGCTCAACTTGGCTGGCCTGTGGGACCTGACCGACCTCAGCTTCAACCGGCTCAGCAGCTGTGCCCCCAGCTTGGAGCGCCTCTCCTTGGCCTACTGTCACCTCACCTTTGAATTaggcccagcctggggctccctTGGCCCCCAAgactcctccccctcccaactCTCCTTCCACAACCTGCTGCGGTTCGTGAAGGAAAGGGCTGGTAGGCTGCATGCCCTGGACCTGAGTGGCACTGGCTTGCTCCCTGAGGCCCTGCAGGCCCTGGGTCAGGTGGCCGGGCTGCAGCTGCAGGAACTGAGCCTGCATGGCTGCCAGGACCTCTCCACAGAGGCTGTGGCTGCCCTTTGCCGCCTGCAATCGGGCCTGATCTCCCTGGACCTCGGCGGCTGCTCAGGACTGGCTGACGGGGCACTCGTGGCCATAAGCCGGGGCCTGGGACACTTGCAGCGCCTCAGCCTGAGGAAGTTGCAGCGGCTGACAGACGCAGGATGTACGGCCCTGGGGGGCCTGCAGGAGCTGCAGAGCTTGGACCTGGCAGAGTGCTGCCTGGTGAGTGGGTGGGGCCTGGCTCAGGCCCTGGGTTCAGGGCACAGAGctccagccccactggcctccCTCAGCCTGGCCTACTGCGCCTCACTCAAG GATGCCTCAGTGCTCTCCCTGatctcagtgctgagcccaagcCTCAGGGTGCTAGACTTATCTTCCTGTGTGGCCCTCACCAACAGGACCCTGCAGGCCATCTCTGCCTACCTAACCCACCTCTCAGTCCTGCGCCTGGCCTGGTGCAAGGAGCTCCGAGACTGGGGACTTCTGGGGCTGGGGGAACCAAGTGAAGAGCCTACACAGGAGCCCCAG GACCATTTGAGGGCCAAACTCAGGAGGAACCTGAGAAGCAGGAGCCTCTTCCCACAGCTACATCAAGAGTTGGAGCATCAGGCCTCAGGCCCCAAGGAGCCTCCCCAGCCACAGggcccttccctactcatgctgcGGGCCTTGCAGGAGTTGGACCTCACAGCCTGCAGCAAGCTAACTGATGCCAGTTTGGCCAAG GTGCTCCGGTTCCCCCAGCTGAGGCAACTGTCACTGAGCCTGTTGCCAGCACTCACAGACAAGGGTTTGGTGGCTGTGGCCAAGGGCTGCCCCAGCCTGGAGGACTTGGTGCTGAGTCACTGCAGCCTCCTCAGCGATGAGGGCTGGGCCCAGGCAGCCAGCTCCTGGCCGAGGCTGCGGCACCTCAACCTATCCAGCTGCAGTCAGCTCACAGAGCA AACTCTGGATACCATTGGGCAGGCGTGCAAGCAGCTCCGGATGTTAGATGTGTCCATGTGCCCTGGTATCAGCATGGCTGCCATCAGGTACTTCCAAGCCCAACTGCCCCAGGTGGCCTGCATCCAGTCCCGCTTCGTGGGAGGGGCTGACCTGACCTTGACGCTCTAG